From Treponema sp. OMZ 787:
ATAACAAACGGCAGGCACCCTGTAGTCGAAAACCATCTTAGGGCCGGCGACTTTGTACCCAATTCCATTGAGCTCCTGTCGGGAGAAGATTCAAATAAAGAAGATAGAACAATTCCGTCCTTTGCCGTCATTACAGGGCCCAACATGGCGGGAAAAAGCACTTTTTTACGGCAGACAGCCCTGATCTGCCTTTTAGCCCAGATTGGCTCCTTTGTTCCGGCCGAAAAGGCCGTTTTAAGCCCCGTAGATAAGATCTTTTGCAGAGTGGGAGCAACGGACAATCTTGCCCGAGGGGAATCGACCTTTTTGGTCGAGATGATAGAAACGGCCTACATTCTTAATTCGGCAACGCGGAACAGCCTTGTTATCATGGACGAGGTCGGCCGGGGAACTTCTATGGAGGACGGTCTTGCGATAGCTCAGGCCGTCAGCGAACACCTCCTTAATACCATAAAAGCAAAAACCCTCTTTGCAACCCACTACCACGAGCTTACCCGTTTGGAGCACGAAAAAATCATAAACCTAAAACTAGATGTGCTTGAAGCAGAAGGAAAGATAGTCTTTTTAAAAAAAGTAGTTCCCGGAGCTGCGGGAAACTCGTACGGCATCCATGTCGCAGGCCTTGCCGGTATCCCTCAAAGCGTTTTGACACGGGCCGAAAACCTTTTATACATGAGAAGCCAATTCCAAAAAGAAAGAGCCGGTCAAGCAGCAAGCCCTTCCGGCAACACGGACATAGGCTCCGAAGAAAAAACTGCTTCAAGCCCGGCTTCAAAGGGCCTATCCCTCTTCCCTGAAGAAGAGCTTATCTTAAACGAAATCTTATCAACCAATCCGGATGAAACAGCCCCGATAAAAGCCCTCCAGCTCATCGCCTCATGGAAAAAAAGGCTCTCGGGGAAATGACATAAGGTTAATTCCGAGGCATTAAGAAACCATAAAAAAATCCCCTGCCTTGACAGGGGATTTTAAATTACTCTTATTTTAAATTATCAAAAAAATCCTGATCAAGATCCGCCGATTTTGCATACCATTCATTCCAAGTTCCCTCAAAATAGGACTTATCAATTAACCTAAGCTCATATTCAACAAGAGCATTGGTCTCTGCATCCCGATAAGAGCAGACCTCAATGTAAATTTTTTCAGCATCATATTCATCTTTAAAATCGGGATAACCTTGGTTCATCATTGCATTTAGTTCTACATTGCTAAATAAATCAAGAATTTCTTTTTTAACGGACTTATATTTTACCATATTTCCCTGAAAGCGAACCTTCTTACCGTTTCCCCAATTAATTGTCTGACCTGTCGCCCACCTTCCTGTACTATAAGAAGAATAAATCTTTTCTACATCTCCTATAAGATTTATTATTTTATCTTCTTTCAAATCTTCTGCAATTTCTTGATTGCCTGTATTCACAATATCAATATCATCTTGAAGATTACCGAGCGGAATTCCAAAATTTACTTTCTTATTGTTATCCAAGTCCTTTGTAAAAGAAGGATTAAAACTTACAGACTTTGCATACCAGTAATTTTGATTAAAGGTATCCAAAAAATTACCGAAAAATACCCTTATTTCAAACATAAGTATTTTTCCTGTACTAACCTCCGTGTATGATGAAAACTCTACATATTTTTTATCTTTATCATATTTTACACCTTCATAAGGCTGATGCATTAAAGCATTGTTCTTTTTAAGACCTTCTACATATTCTAGGATTTGGGGCTTGATAGTATTATACTCAACCAAATTTCCTTCAAATTTTACCTTTCTTCCATAAAAATTCTCGATTATTTGCCCCGTATAAAACCTTCCCGGCTTTGCAGAATAGATTTTATTTACATCTCCAAGATAAGACATACCGGCTTCAGATGTTACCCCGGAATTTTGCTGCAACGGAGCACTAAGCGGTGAACACGAAACAAACAAACAAACAAACAAACAATAGAATAATTTTTTAAGCATAAAAACCTTCTCCTTATCCTCATTTTATATGTTAAGTATAATCTAAAAAGCTGAATTTTTCAAGTTTAAAATTTACTATTTATTCAACATAGAGCCTTATAATTAAGAGAAGAAACAGTAATTCAATATCTTTATGTTTAATTAAACGAGTCAATGGTTTATACTATGAAAAAGAGACTTGAAGAGTATAATCTAAAAGATTTTTGAATAAGATTTTTAGCCAAAGGGGAACCCACTTTATCCCAATCGGCAGTTTACAAAGTTTTTGGTTTACTCTTTGATCGAGATAAAAAGCAAAAAAATTGGAGAATATTTTTACCTATTTTGCTATTTTTTTTAAATAATTCCTACAAATATAATAAGGATGGAGAATATTAAAAATAATAGGAGAAAACAAATGGTAAAAAGATTTGAAGATTTAACTTTTACAGACGATTTTATGTTTTGTAAAACTATGCAAAATCCGTAAGGTTTGATGTTCTAGTACAGGCAGAAAGCGGTAAACTTTATGATGTAGAAATGCAGGTAAGCAATGAAAGGAATACTCCTAAAAGAATGCGGTTTTACCAAGCGGCTCTTGATATTTCTTTTTTGGATAAGGGCAATTCATATAATGCTTTAAACGACAGCTTTATAATTTTTATCTGTACCTTTGATGTTATAGGCAAAAATAGACCTATTTATACCTTTGAAAATATTTGTATTGAAGACAAAAATACACCTTTACATGACGGCACACAAAAGGTTATAATAAATGCAGATGCCTTTGAAAACACTGAGGACAAAGAATTAAAGGATTTTTTAGAATACCTTAAAACAGGTAAGGCAAAAAGCGAATTTACAAGAGGGATAGAAAAAATGATACAAACAGTAAAAAATAATGAACAGGCAAGGCAAGAGTATAGGTTATTATCTACTTTTGAAATGGATATTAAAGATAAAACCGAGTATAAAGTTAAGAGAGAAACAGCTAAAAATATGAAGCTAAAAAACTTTGATATAGCTGTAATTAATGAGATAACAGGACTTCCCGAATCCGAAATAGAAAAACTGTAATTTTATGCAAAGCTCATTGACAGGCAGATTAACCAAGGCAATAAACAGCTGAGGCGTATTTTTAATATCATAGCAAAGGCTTATATGCATCATATTGAAATTTATGTAGGCAATTTAAAAGAAAGTAGAAGATTTTATACATGGCTGCTGGAAAGACTGGGCTATGTTTTGTTTCAAGATTGGAACGAGGGCTTTTCTTATAAAAAAGACGGATTTTATCTTGTATTTGTGCAGACAAGGGCTAAATATATTAAAAATAAATATAATAGATGTAATATAGGCTTAAACCATATCGCTTTTAATTGCAGCTCAAAACAGGAAGTCGATGCTATAAGGGATGAGTTAATAAAAATGAGGGTAACACTATTGTATGATGAAAAATATCCTCACGCAGGCGGAAAGGAACACTATGCAGTTTATTTTGAAGACCCGGATAGAATAAAATTGGAAGTAGTTGCAATGGAATAAAAGTATTTAGCCGGGACTTGCCGGAATATATCTTAGAAAATACTAATATTTTACCGTTGAAAAATCGATAACCATATGTTAATATATTTTAAGGATGAAGATATTACCATCGGCAGAAAAACTTCTGAAAATGACAACAATAAAGAGGTTTTTGTGGGAGTAGTTTATGTGTAAAGAAAATTATTATGCAAAAAGTTTAAATTCGCAAAAGTTGTTCCAAGTTTATGAAACGGCGATTCCTCGTGTAAAGCAGTATTTAGATGAGGAAATCAATTTTATCAAAAAACAGTTTACAGGCAATGAATCTGTCTTTGAAATCGGCTGCGGATATGGGCGTATCTTAAAAGAACTCTATCCCTATGCAAAGGCTGTAACGGGAATAGATATTTCGGAAGATTCAATTAAATTTGCAAAAGAATTTTTAAAAGACGGTTCGAATATTTATCTTGAAACAATGGATGCCTATAAAATGAATTTTAAAGAAGAATTCGATATGGTTCTTTGTTTACAAAACGGGCTTTCGGCAATCAAGGGAGAACCTGAAGAGCTTATACAAAAATGTATAAAAGCCTTAAAAAAGAATGGGAGAGCTTATTTTAGTACTTATAGCTCCAAATTTTGGAATATCCGTTTAGACTGGTTTAAAGAGCAAGCCGATAAAAAACTATTGGGAGAAATCGATGAAGAAAAAACAAAGGACGGTATCATTATCTGCAAAGACGGATTTAAGGCCCGAACTTTCACCGAAAAAGATTTTGATGATTTAGGTAAAAAATCCGGTCTTGAATATGAGATTAAAGAAATAGACGAGTCAAGCTTGTTTTTAATAATACGTAACTAAAAATACTATGGGATAATGATTGCTAACCGGTAAATTTTTTGGTATAATGACACTTAAGGAGGGTGATTAATGGGTAAAAACAATCGGCAATACAAAGATTCGGTTTTTGTAGATCTTTTTGCAAATGATGAAACCGCTAAAGCAAACTTTTTATCATTATACAATGCTCTGCACGGAACAAACCTAACACTTTTATGCCCTGTAGAGCGACTTAAACTCGACAATGTCATGTATATGTCTATTGCAAATGATGTTTCCTGTCTAGTTGACAACAAAATCATTGTGCTTGCGGAGCATCAATCAACAATCAATGAAAATATGCCTTTACGTTGCTTGCAATATGTAGCACGTCTGTATGAACAAATCCAAGAGCCGAAGGCTAAATATTACAAAAGTCTGCAGAAGATTCCTACACCCGAATTTTATGTGTTTTACAACGGTATTGAACAATATCCGTCTCAGAAAATACTTAAACTTTCGGATGCCTACATTGTAAAATCGGAAGAGGTTCCGCTGGAACTGACTATTCAAGTGCTTAATATCAACACAGACAAAGCGAATAAAATTTTAATGACCTGCAAACCGTTGGAAGAATACAGCCTGTTCGTAGAAGCCGTGCGCCGTCATACCTCACTTGATAAAAAAAGCGGCTTTGAAAACGCCATAAAAGAGTGAATACAAAACGATATACTCAAAGAATATTTACAAAGAAAATCTCGGGAGGTGATAAATATGTTACTGGCAGAATATGATTACGACACGGATATAGCGGTGCAACGAGAAGAAAGTTTAAGGATTGGGATACGGCAAGGTATTGCACAAGGCTTTGCAGACGGTTCGCACCAAAAAGCTCTCGAAACGGCAAGATTGATGAAGCAGGCAAATTGCGAACTTGACTTCATTATGCAGATGACAGGTCTTTCCATTGAAGATATTGAAAACCTCTCAAAATGAGCTGTAATGAATATGTTATCGGTGAAATACGTGTATGCGGTTTGTAAACAAACCGCATGAAAAAATATTTTTTTAGGAGAATGGTTATGAGTGACAAAAAAATGAACGAGAGCGGCACAGCTGCTCTTGGAGGAAAGGCGGATCCGAAGACTATAATTCGGTTTGTGGTTTATAGTTTAATCGGTATTTTTATGTTTTTTATTCCGATTGCAATCGGAGGAAAAAAGACGATTCCCTTGGATCACATTGTGGGATTGATTCAAAAGATTCCCTATTATGCAAAATACTGGGGGCTCTTGCTTTGCTGTGTGGGCGTAGTTTTTCCTTTTGTAACAGGTTCGTGGAAAAAGACCAAGGTAAAAATGGTATTTTCCCTTATAAACATTCTTGCAATTCCCTTTGCAATTATGACTGTATTCAATATAGGCCCCGAAGCTCTCTTAGCCAAAGGAATGCTTCCATTTATCTACGGTAAAATAGTTGTTCCGGTTACAACTATTGTTCCTATAGGCTCGGTCTTTTTGGCCTTTATCGTAGGCTACGGCCTCATGGAATTTGTAGGTGTTTTTATGCGCCCCATAATGAAGCCGGTTTGGAAAACTCCGGGACGAAGTGCAATAGACGCAGTAGCCTCCTTTGTAGGAAGTTATTCGATAGCCCTCCTTATCACAAACCGAGTTTACAAAGAAGGAAAATACACAGACAAGGAAGCAGCAATAATTGCAACAGGATTTTCTACCGTTTCAGCAACATTTATGATAATAGTCGCAAAGACCCTCGGCTTTATGGAATATTGGAACTTCTATTTTTGGACAACGGTTATAGTTACCTTTATAGTAACGGCAATTACGGCAAGAATATATCCTCTATCCAAAAAAGCCGATTCCTATTATGAAGACAGAAAAGGCGACATTGAAACCGATGTAAAGGGAAATAAATTTAAAAAAGCCTTAAATGAGGCCGTTAATGTTTGCAGCTCAGCCCCTTCACTTCTTCAAAATGTAAAAATAAATATTCTTGACGGTATAAAACTTGCAATAGGCCTTGCCCCCTCCCTTATGGCAATCGGAAGTTTAGGTCTGATTATTGCAAAGTATACACCCGTTTTTGACATAATCGGATATATCTTTGTGCCCTTCACATGGCTGATCCAACTGCCTGAACCTGTTCTTGCAGCAAAGGCTCTTGCAACCAGCATTGCAGAAATGTTCTTGCCGGCTCCATTAGTTGCAAGTGCATCGGCAGGTACAAGACTCGTAGTAGCCGTCGCCTGTGTTTCGGAAATCTTATTTTTCTCGGCATCAATCCCCTGTATGATGAGTACCGAAATCCCGCTAAAGATGAAAGATTATCTTATAATATGGGTTGAAAGGGTAATCCTTTCGATTCTGCTGACAGCACCCTTTATATACATATTTACATATTTAATAGCAAAATAAGAATTCAAGCTGAAGAATGTTTCAGCATTATGTTGCAGCACTGAAATAAAGATGAAAAAACTTCATTTTTCTTCAGTGCTGCATTTATGCAGTATATTAAGTAAGTTTGACAAGTTGTAAAAATAAATCTTGCATATTTTAAGACTTCATGTTATACTTAGATTTTATATAAGGAAATTATGTAAATTCTACTATAATTTAAGGAGATGATGATTATGATTACAAACAAAGAAATCGGACAGGCGATGACCATTAAACTTGACGCAACGCTTCCTCCCGATCCTGTTTTTGAAAAGGGAATCAGGCGTGCACCGAGCCGGGGCTTTAACTTGACAAAGGCTCAAACAGAAATAGCCTTAAAAAATGCCCTCCGCTATGTACCTGAAGAACTTCACGAAAAGCTTGCTCCGGAATTTTTAGATGAGCTTTTTACCTACGGCCGAATTTATGCCTACCGCTATAGGCCTCACGGAAACATTTACGGAAAACCCATAGACGAGTACAAGGGTAAGTGCCTTGCAGCTAAGGCCATGCAGGTCATGATCGACAACAACTTGGACTTTGATGTTGCCCTCTACCCCTATGAACTTGTTACCTACGGTGAAACAGGCTCTGTCTGCCACAACTGGCTCCAGTACCGCCTCATCAAAAAATATTTGGAAGAACTAACCGAAGATCAGACCCTCGTTATGGAATCCGGTCATCCCTTAGGCCTCTTCCCCTCAAAACCAGAAGCTCCTCGAGTTATAATTACGAACGGCCTTATGATAGGTATGTTCGATAATTACAAGGACTGGGAAATTGCAGAAGAAATGGGAGTTGCAAACTACGGCCAGATGACTGCCGGAGGATGGATGTATATCGGCCCTCAGGGTATCGTTCACGGAACATTTAATACAATCCTCACAGCAGGCCGCAAAGAACTCGGCGTTGCAAGCGACGGCGACTTAAAGGGAAAACTCTTTATTTCTTCCGGCTTGGGCGGAATGTCCGGTGCCCAGCCCAAGGCTTGCGAAATAGCTAATGCCGTCGGTGTTTTTGCCGAAGTCGATAAATCGAGAATCAACACCCGTCTTGAACAAGGCTGGGTTCACGAAATGTCCGATAACCTTGATGAAATCTTCAAAAAGGTTGACGAGTACATCAAAAAGAAGGAGCCCATCTCAATCGCCTATCACGGCAACATTGTAGACCTTCTTCAATATTGTGTAGACAAAAATGTTCACATCGACCTCCTTTCGGATCAAACCTCCTGCCATGCCCCCTATGAAGGCGGTTACTGCCCCGAAAAGATGACCTTTGAAGAAAGAACAAAGCTCCTCTACGAAAACCGCGAAGAATTCTGCAAGAGGGTAGATTCTACATTAAAGCACCACTTTGAACTTATCAAAATTCTTTCTTCAAGAGGAACCTATTTCTTCGACTACGGAAACTCCTTCCTCAAAGCCGTATTTGATGCAGGAGCAAAGGATGTTTCCAAAAACGGAATCGACGAAAAAGACGGATTTATCTTCCCCTCATATGTAGAAGATCTTATGGGCCCCGAACTTTTCGATTACGGTTACGGCCCCTTCCGCTGGGTATGCTTGTCCGGAAAACCTGAAGACTTGGATAAGACTGACGCTGCCGCAATGAGCTGCATCAATCCCGACCGCCGAGGTCAGGATAGGGACAACTACTACTGGGTACGCGATGCCAAAAAGAACAAGCTCGTTGTAGGAACTCAAGCCCGAATTCTTTATCAGGATGCCGAGGGAAGAAGGGACATAGCCTTAAAGTTTAACGAGATGGTCCGCAAGGGCGAAATCGGCCCTGTCATGATGGGACGCGACCACCACGACGTAAGCGGTACGGACTCTCCCTTTAGGGAAACCTCCAATATCAAGGACGGAAGTAACGTAATGGCAGACATGGCCGTACAGTGCTATGCCGGAAACGCAGCCCGAGGAATGAGTCTTGTAGCTCTCCACAACGGCGGCGGTGTAGGTATCGGAAAATCCATCAACGGAGGATTCGGCCTCGTGCTTGACGGAAGTGAAAGAGTTGACGAGATTATCAAGTCAGCAATTATGTGGGACGTAATGGGAGGAGTCGCCCGCCGAAACTGGGCCCGCAACGAAAACTCCATCACCACCAGTATCGAATACAACAAAAACTATTCTAACGGCCACATCACTATTCCCTATGTTGCTAAAGATGAGTTCGTAAAAAAACTTGTAGAACAAAAATATAAAAAATAAAAACATATAATACGAAAAAACGCAGGACTTTTTAATAAGCCCTGCGTTTTTTTTGCCGATACAGTTTTCTGTCTATATCTGCGAATAATTAAATTCTTATACCTTGAATTTACGCATTTCTTCTGCAAGACTGTTTATACTGTCTTGATGGGTTTTGCTCATAGAATCAATTTCGTGAACGGCCTTATTTATTTCATCAGCATCAACTGCCATATTGTTTATTCCGGTTGTAATAACTTCGCTTATTTTTGATATAGTCTGCATTTCTTTCGATACAGTATTACTACTCATAAGCATTTCGCCGGAGCTTTCTTTTACGGATGATGTAACTTGAATAAAGTCAGAAATAGCTTTTAATACTTCCTCACCTCTGGATATTTGCTCCCTCATAGCCTGCATTATTAAACCTTCCTGTGTTTTTACGGCTGAAGTAAGTCTGAAATTTTCCATAAATATTTCTTGAGACTTAACTGCATCAGATGCAATCTTATCGATTTTTGCTTTAAGATTTTGCAGGACTGTTGTTATGGTTTTTCCTTGTGTACTTGACTCTTCAGAAAGTTTCCTTATTTCGTCGGCAACAACAGCAAACCCCTTTCCCGATTCTCCGGCATGAGCTGCCTCAATAGCCGCATTCATGGCAAGAAGGTTTGTCTGGCTTGCGATATGCTGAATAATCTTTCCGGCATTTAATAAGCCTTCAGATTCTTCGCTCATTTCTGCCGTAAGTTTTGCAGAATCAACTGATGATTGTTTTACATAACCGGAGGCTTCTTCCAATTGTGTAATTAAGTTTCCATTCTTTTCTAAAATATCGCCTACACTGCGGATATCCAATATGAGCTGCTCCATTGCCGAAGATGAAACAGTCATGCTGGCAGCCTGATGTTCAATATGGGAATCCAGATTTGTTATATTTTCAAGGAGTGTCTCGATTGATGAACCTGTTTGATCTATACTTGAAAACTGCTTTGAAATTTTATCTTTTATTTCTTCAATGTTAGCGGTAATTTGATTTACCGAGCCTACTGTCTGAGCTATACTTCCTACAAGCTCTTCACTGAAATTCCGCATTATATCAGTATTTTCTGATGCCGTCTTAATGGAAGAACCTATCTTTGATATTGTCTTGTTAAAATAGGCTGATAGTTTTGCCGTTTCGTCTTTCCCCTTTATAGGCAGCCTGACCGTCAAATCACCTTCACCTTCAGAAATATCTTTTAGTACATAAAGCAATTTTTTTATCGGATCAGTAATTCTAAGAACGATTATTATAAAAGCAATAAGGAATATCGACAACACAACTAAACTGATACTAAGTATCGAACTTATAACGGAATAGTATTCTGCATAAACCTCATCTTCTTGAAGCAATCCTACAATCTGCCAATCCAAACCTTCGATAACCTTAGTGTAAGTCAGCCAATATTTATCATCCATAAAGATTTTCTTATTTGCCGGATTTTTAAGTTTTGCAAAATCGGGAATTGAAACTTTAGAAATATTTTTAAAATTAAAATCCGTATGCTTAGGATCGGCCAATATGGTTCCATCGCCTTGGATGAGCATAAAGTAGCCGGTTGTCCCCAATTTAGACTTCGAGATCATGTCGGTCAAAGTTTTAAGGGTAACTTCGATACCTGTAACGCCTAAAAAATCATTCTCTTGTGAAAAAAAGCTCTTATAAAGACCGATAACGGTATCTCCGACAGTAGATTCAAAGGCTTCTGCTATGATTATTTCCCCATTAGCGGCTGCTGCTCTTTCATACCATTTTCGTTTACGGGGATCAAAAAAGGAAGGCATTTCTCCGTCATAGCTCGTGACTGAACCGCCCCATTTTGTTCCCATATACACTTCAACATATTCCGGAAAACTCGAAAATAAGCTTCTAAAAACATCAACTATGTTTTTTTCAATTGTACTTCTGCTTACGGTTTTTAAGTTTGTCTTAGTTTCAGATAGGGCAAACGAATTTATTGAATCATCAGCTGCCCGAACATCCTTATTCTGTGAAACAGACGATAGAACAGATTTTGCATTGTCAAAAAATATCTTAAAAGAATTGGATATATATTCCAAATCCCGAGGTACTATCCTGTCTACCCTCTTTATATTTTCACCCTTAATCTTTTTTCCGACAATATATACAGTCAAACTTGCAAAAACTAAAATAGTAAATACAAAGAACAGTATTATCTTATACCGAATCGAAAAAAGCTTCTCTTTCTTTTCTGTGCTGCTAGAGCTTATCATAATATTTCTCCCTAAATATTTTCAATATATATTAATAACTATATAAAATCAATCTCTAAACCTTAAACTGTTTCATTTCTTCTGCGAGATCATTTATGCTGTCTTGATGGGTTTGACTCATAGAATCGATTTCGGTAATCGCCTTATTTATTTCATCCGCATCAACAGCCATATCATTCATTCCATGTGTAATAACTTCGCTGATTTTTGAAATGTTCTGCATTTCTTTCGATACCGTGTTGCTGCTAATAAGCATTTCGCTTGAGCTTTCTTTAACCGAAGCCGTAACCTCGATAAAGTTTGAGATAGCTTTCAATACTTCCTCGCCCCTTGAAATTTCCTGCCTCATTGCCTGCATTATCATATTTTCTTGATCTTTTACTGCTGCGGTAAGCCTGAAATTTTCCATAAATAGTTCTTCAGATTTTACAGTCTCGGATGCAATTTTATCTATCTTCAACTTAAGATTTTGAAGAACTGTAGTTATGGTTTTACCCTGCGTGCTGGACTCTTCAGACAGCTTTCTTATTTCGTCGGCAACGACAGCAAAACCCTTTCCTGCTTCTCCGGCATGGGCAGCTTCAATAGCTGCATTCATTGCCAAGAGGTTTGTCTGGCTTGCGATATGCTGAATAATCTTTCCGGCATTTAATAAGCCCTCCGATTCCTCGCTCATTTCTGCAGTAATTCTAGAAGAGTCTACAGCCGATTGTTTGACATATCCTGAAGCTTCTTCAAGTTTAGCTATAAGCTCCTTATTTTTTTCAAGAATATCACCAACGCTCTTTATATCCATTATTAACTGTTCCATAGCCGAAGATGAAACAGCCATACTAGCCGACTGGGCCTCTATGTGTTCATCCAACTTGGAAATATTTTGGAGAAGAATCTTTATCGATGCAGCCGTTTCATCAATACTTAAAAACTGGCTTGATACTTTTCCTTTTACACTCTCAATGTTCGAAGTTATTTGATTTATAGAGCTTGCTGTTTGAGTAATATTTCCTGCCAAATTTTGTCCGATTCTACGCATTGCTTCAGCATTATGTGAAGCGGTTTTTATGGATGAACCTATTTTTGCAATGGTTTTATTAAAGTATTCAGACAGCTTCGAAGTTTCGTCCCTTCCTTTTACAGGAAGCCTAACAGTGAGATCCCCCTCTCCTTCCGAAATATCCTTTAAAACACTTAAAACCTTCTTTATCGGATTCGTAATTCTAAGAATAATTATGGTCGACAGGGCTATAAAAATCAACAAAACAATAATACTTAAAGTCAAAATATATTTTATAAGAGAACGGTATTCTTCAAAAACTTCATTTTCTTCAACAAGACCTATGATTGACCATCCAAGGCCATCGATTACATGAGTTTTTGTAAGCCAGTATTTATCGTCAAAAAACACTCTTTCCATTTTATCGGAGTGAATTTTAGTAAAATCAGGAATACCTACTTCAGAAATGTTTTTAAAATTAAAATTACCATGCTTTGGATCGGCCAAAATAGTGCCGTCCCCCTGTATAAGCATAAAATATCCGGTAGTACCCAATTTCGACTTTACAAGCATATCTGTTAGTGTATTTAGAGTAACTTCAATACTGATATTACCGATAAATTCGTTATTTTCAGAAAAAACACTCTTCGAAAGCCCTACAACCGTATCTCCAACCGTAGACAAAAAAGCATTAGTTATTATCGTTTCGCCCTTTGCCTCAGAAGCCATTTTATACCACATACGCTTGCGGGGATCATAGCCTGCCGGCATTTCATCATCAAAACTCGTGGCATATCCGCCCCATTTGGTTCCCAGATAAACCTCTACATACTCAGGAAAATTAGACAAGGTATTTTTAAACTTTTTGACCAGTTTTTTTTCCGTTTCACTTTTAATAGTATCGGAGGCTTTTATCTTTTCTGTGGATGAAGCATAAGAATAAATAGTATCATCTGCATTTCTAACATCTTCATCTTGAGCCAAAGTACTTAAAACAGCCTTAGAACTATCAAAAAAAAGCTGAAAAGAATTCGCTATATAGGCGAGGTCTCTAGGTACAATCCTATTAAACCTTTTAATACTGTTTCTATTAAGAGTACTGCCTATAAAAGCGATTGTTACTCCGCTAAAAACAACCGTTATAACCACCAAAATTAAAATTATCTTCCATCGTATAGAAAATATCTTATCATTTTTATTGGATTTTAAAACCTTATCTTCCATAATGATTCTCCTTCAGAATATCAATCTATAATAATTTATCTATATACTTATAGATAAAACACACCTTTCATAACAACAAAAAAGTAGGTATCATGTTACAATATA
This genomic window contains:
- a CDS encoding YjiH family protein, whose amino-acid sequence is MSDKKMNESGTAALGGKADPKTIIRFVVYSLIGIFMFFIPIAIGGKKTIPLDHIVGLIQKIPYYAKYWGLLLCCVGVVFPFVTGSWKKTKVKMVFSLINILAIPFAIMTVFNIGPEALLAKGMLPFIYGKIVVPVTTIVPIGSVFLAFIVGYGLMEFVGVFMRPIMKPVWKTPGRSAIDAVASFVGSYSIALLITNRVYKEGKYTDKEAAIIATGFSTVSATFMIIVAKTLGFMEYWNFYFWTTVIVTFIVTAITARIYPLSKKADSYYEDRKGDIETDVKGNKFKKALNEAVNVCSSAPSLLQNVKINILDGIKLAIGLAPSLMAIGSLGLIIAKYTPVFDIIGYIFVPFTWLIQLPEPVLAAKALATSIAEMFLPAPLVASASAGTRLVVAVACVSEILFFSASIPCMMSTEIPLKMKDYLIIWVERVILSILLTAPFIYIFTYLIAK
- a CDS encoding methyl-accepting chemotaxis protein, translated to MISSSSTEKKEKLFSIRYKIILFFVFTILVFASLTVYIVGKKIKGENIKRVDRIVPRDLEYISNSFKIFFDNAKSVLSSVSQNKDVRAADDSINSFALSETKTNLKTVSRSTIEKNIVDVFRSLFSSFPEYVEVYMGTKWGGSVTSYDGEMPSFFDPRKRKWYERAAAANGEIIIAEAFESTVGDTVIGLYKSFFSQENDFLGVTGIEVTLKTLTDMISKSKLGTTGYFMLIQGDGTILADPKHTDFNFKNISKVSIPDFAKLKNPANKKIFMDDKYWLTYTKVIEGLDWQIVGLLQEDEVYAEYYSVISSILSISLVVLSIFLIAFIIIVLRITDPIKKLLYVLKDISEGEGDLTVRLPIKGKDETAKLSAYFNKTISKIGSSIKTASENTDIMRNFSEELVGSIAQTVGSVNQITANIEEIKDKISKQFSSIDQTGSSIETLLENITNLDSHIEHQAASMTVSSSAMEQLILDIRSVGDILEKNGNLITQLEEASGYVKQSSVDSAKLTAEMSEESEGLLNAGKIIQHIASQTNLLAMNAAIEAAHAGESGKGFAVVADEIRKLSEESSTQGKTITTVLQNLKAKIDKIASDAVKSQEIFMENFRLTSAVKTQEGLIMQAMREQISRGEEVLKAISDFIQVTSSVKESSGEMLMSSNTVSKEMQTISKISEVITTGINNMAVDADEINKAVHEIDSMSKTHQDSINSLAEEMRKFKV
- a CDS encoding urocanate hydratase — encoded protein: MITNKEIGQAMTIKLDATLPPDPVFEKGIRRAPSRGFNLTKAQTEIALKNALRYVPEELHEKLAPEFLDELFTYGRIYAYRYRPHGNIYGKPIDEYKGKCLAAKAMQVMIDNNLDFDVALYPYELVTYGETGSVCHNWLQYRLIKKYLEELTEDQTLVMESGHPLGLFPSKPEAPRVIITNGLMIGMFDNYKDWEIAEEMGVANYGQMTAGGWMYIGPQGIVHGTFNTILTAGRKELGVASDGDLKGKLFISSGLGGMSGAQPKACEIANAVGVFAEVDKSRINTRLEQGWVHEMSDNLDEIFKKVDEYIKKKEPISIAYHGNIVDLLQYCVDKNVHIDLLSDQTSCHAPYEGGYCPEKMTFEERTKLLYENREEFCKRVDSTLKHHFELIKILSSRGTYFFDYGNSFLKAVFDAGAKDVSKNGIDEKDGFIFPSYVEDLMGPELFDYGYGPFRWVCLSGKPEDLDKTDAAAMSCINPDRRGQDRDNYYWVRDAKKNKLVVGTQARILYQDAEGRRDIALKFNEMVRKGEIGPVMMGRDHHDVSGTDSPFRETSNIKDGSNVMADMAVQCYAGNAARGMSLVALHNGGGVGIGKSINGGFGLVLDGSERVDEIIKSAIMWDVMGGVARRNWARNENSITTSIEYNKNYSNGHITIPYVAKDEFVKKLVEQKYKK
- a CDS encoding bifunctional 2-polyprenyl-6-hydroxyphenol methylase/3-demethylubiquinol 3-O-methyltransferase UbiG, whose product is MCKENYYAKSLNSQKLFQVYETAIPRVKQYLDEEINFIKKQFTGNESVFEIGCGYGRILKELYPYAKAVTGIDISEDSIKFAKEFLKDGSNIYLETMDAYKMNFKEEFDMVLCLQNGLSAIKGEPEELIQKCIKALKKNGRAYFSTYSSKFWNIRLDWFKEQADKKLLGEIDEEKTKDGIIICKDGFKARTFTEKDFDDLGKKSGLEYEIKEIDESSLFLIIRN
- a CDS encoding VOC family protein; the protein is MHHIEIYVGNLKESRRFYTWLLERLGYVLFQDWNEGFSYKKDGFYLVFVQTRAKYIKNKYNRCNIGLNHIAFNCSSKQEVDAIRDELIKMRVTLLYDEKYPHAGGKEHYAVYFEDPDRIKLEVVAME